Proteins encoded together in one Triticum dicoccoides isolate Atlit2015 ecotype Zavitan chromosome 7B, WEW_v2.0, whole genome shotgun sequence window:
- the LOC119342231 gene encoding uncharacterized protein LOC119342231 codes for MEGSSAMPPLGEPSIPMIAACAPALSAMESVNSVQNQDFSDATSFAEINSPMLLIDDSNTPEKKESFSQEAQVLAARDDCDVQQTENREGIKIMFVSDQYKKIREVCYDTTSMTAKCSCKLFESKGIVCRHIIRVLRGAKINELPSLYILKRWQKNCKRDIVYDGEGNVLEENLTDPVDIVVKRKIVAVRDKLEDLIQKSKRSMEGIEFLHNSLCGIELGLAQLVSTVPCNTQENEESCIGSVIPKDVTILTPKDINARGTCSRIKGHRDGARSGSGEKRRPGIHQKVARKCSICKEMAFHDARTCSKKQKTKQ; via the exons ATGGAGGGTAGCAGTGCGATGCCTCCTCTAGGAGAGCCCTCAATTCCAATGATCGCAGCATGTGCACCAGCACTATCAG CCATGGAATCGGTCAACAGTGTTCAAAATCAAGATTTCAGCGATGCAACGTCATTCGCAGAAATTAATTCCCCAATGCTTCTCATTGATGATTCCAATACACCGGAAAAAAAAGAATCATTCTCTCAAGAG GCTCAGGTGCTTGCTGCCAGAGATGATTGTGATGTTCAGCAGACAGAAAATCGTGAGGGGATTAAAATCATGTTTGTCAGTGATCAATACAAGAAGATTAGAGAAGTGTGTTATGACACAACATCCATGACTGCTAAATGTTCTTGCAAGCTTTTTGAGTCCAAGGGAATTGTGTGCCGTCACATTATTAGGGTATTGAGGGGTGCGAAAATAAATGAATTGCCAAGCCTTTATATTCTTAAGCGATGGCAGAAAAATTGCAAAAG GGACATTGTCTATGATGGGGAAGGGAATGTGCTTGAAGAAAATTTAACAGATCCGGTTGACATTGTTGTGAAAAGGAAGATAGTTGCTGTGAGGGACAAGCTAGAAGATCTCATACAAAAATCCAAACGCTCCATGGAAGGAATTGAATTCCTGCACAATAGTTTGTGTGGCATTGAGTTGGGTTTAGCCCAACTAGTTTCGACCGTGCCATGCAATACACAAGAAAATGAGGAGTCGTGTATTGGGAGTGTCATTCCAAAGGATGTTACCATCCTCACACCTAAGGATATCAATGCAAGGGGCACATGCTCTAGAATAAAGGGCCATAGGGATGGTGCAAGGAGTGGATCCGGTGAGAAGAGAAGGCCTGGAATTCATCAAAAAGTCGCGCGCAAATGCAGCATTTGTAAGGAAATGGCGTTTCATGATGCAAGAACATGTTctaagaaacaaaaaacaaaacaataG